From Paenibacillus antri:
CGGCGAGCGGCTGAGCCGGGAGCTAGGCGTCAGCCGAACCGCCGTCTGGAAGCGAATTCGGCGGCTGGAGGAGGAAGGGTACGTGTTCGAGTCGGTGCCCCGGCTCGGGTACAAGCTGGTACGCGGTCCCGATAAGTACCGGATGGACGAGCTGATGAAGCGGTTCTCGGGGACGGCGTTCGGGAAGTCGGTGAAGCTGTACGACGTCGTGGAATCGACCCAAAACGCGGCGCACGAAGCGCTGCTCGCAGGCGCGCCGGAAGGGGCGTTGGTGTTGGCCGAGGGTCAATCGGCGGGCCGCGGCCGCTTCGGCCGCGTCTGGTTTTCCCCGCCCGGGAAGGGGATATATGTCAGCTTCCTCTTGAAGCCGAACGTGCCGCTCGCGGTTGCCCCGCAGATGACCCTGCTCATCTCGGTAGCGCTGTGCCGGGCGATCCGCAAGGAGACGGGCGCGAACGCGACGATCAAGTGGCCGAACGACATCTTGATCGACGGACGGAAGGTATGCGGCATTCTCGTCGAGACGATGCTCGAAGCCGACGTCGTGAAGGCGATGATCGCCGGCGTCGGCATCACCGCGAACGTTCGGCGGGACGAACTGCCCGAAGAGCTTCGCGACCGCGTGACGTCGCTGCTGGAGGCGACCGGGGCGCCGGTGTCGCGCGAGGCGATCGTGGGCTCGTTCTTCGAGCAGCTCGAATGGCTGTACGACGCGTACCGCAAGGAAGGCTTCGGTCCGGTGCGCACGCTGTGGGAGGCGCTCACGTCGACGCTGCACGGCCGGGTCCGAGTCGCGACGCCGCAGGGCGTGTCGGAGGGCGTGGCCGAAGGGATCACCGAGGAAGGCGCGCTGCTCGTCCGCGACGACGAAGGGCGCGTGCACACGATGTATTC
This genomic window contains:
- a CDS encoding biotin--[acetyl-CoA-carboxylase] ligase; this encodes MGANEKLLACFEEAPGAYVSGERLSRELGVSRTAVWKRIRRLEEEGYVFESVPRLGYKLVRGPDKYRMDELMKRFSGTAFGKSVKLYDVVESTQNAAHEALLAGAPEGALVLAEGQSAGRGRFGRVWFSPPGKGIYVSFLLKPNVPLAVAPQMTLLISVALCRAIRKETGANATIKWPNDILIDGRKVCGILVETMLEADVVKAMIAGVGITANVRRDELPEELRDRVTSLLEATGAPVSREAIVGSFFEQLEWLYDAYRKEGFGPVRTLWEALTSTLHGRVRVATPQGVSEGVAEGITEEGALLVRDDEGRVHTMYSGDLTAPISR